In Bombus pyrosoma isolate SC7728 linkage group LG18, ASM1482585v1, whole genome shotgun sequence, a single genomic region encodes these proteins:
- the LOC122577330 gene encoding uncharacterized protein LOC122577330 isoform X1, giving the protein MSDAEEQQLTEQFDSLSIGQPKYTKCSGEKKQPNIQNLNNDQKGAYHNICEKLDQNDNSVIMINTPSGTGKTFLLRTLAKNYQKSEFITFRKDQASNITSEGIQTYTFVSFCMHHFNLPYHQAIQMFHTSRKNMIEELYKVILYSKKFVAGDTSVLILDIYTIPPPAMLILLYILSLKHKLHLIFAGDALQLSSISKSVFHKESNYYIIQILQNLTISNLNKNMRIHDPVLQEKVQNFYKLLQQVQLAGNVPLNYNIRYYLYTMFQPQYHASERFDTIYIAQTHRNITRRLYRYIHQLNLTGTTYYEAPFCYGLNKTKFPLDSSNPDSHNYKFFPTLLLIRGCKYIYITEKGIHHVVRLKDILFKDNEIESLIIRFLKGTGDVETIKRVKLNYYQILPDYRNWLCKTSRIDNKNDIWQFPLRPYVLTYHATVGRTIDEAPVELSAECVYANFLYVGLCSVRQNSDIHKIHDERDLPGYLITKYMETLSANEDSKEYYYRCDLTKSEIDEYIDKKDGKNLDNIKWTTMNDIHNFEKRRTGFIRIKRSEYEKSNKKVDTPFIQITKFVKENRDAILHTIEISPIKDFDKYCKKEKKKKKGEQQQEDEKSDALCYLFDEYNQWFNKKEKDDTRNKE; this is encoded by the coding sequence ATGAGTGACGCTGAGGAGCAACAGTTGACAGAACAATTCGATTCATTGAGTATCGGTCAACCCAAATATACCAAATGTAGTGGAGAAAAAAAGCAGCCAAATATCCAGAACTTAAACAATGACCAGAAGGGAGCGTACCATAATATATGCGAAAAATTAGATCAAAATGATAACTCAGTTATCATGATCAATACTCCAAGCGGAACTGGTAAAACGTTCCTTCTGCGCACTTTGGCTAAAAACTACCAGAAATCAGAGTTTATTACATTCCGGAAAGACCAGGCAAGTAATATTACATCGGAGGGTATACAGACGTACACGTTTGTGTCTTTTTGTATGCATCACTTTAATCTACCGTATCATCAAGCAATTCAAATGTTTCACACGTCCcgtaaaaatatgattgaAGAACTTTATAAGGTAATCCTGTACTCTAAAAAATTTGTCGCTGGAGACACATCCGTTCTTATTTTAGACATATACACTATACCCCCACCGGCCATGTTGATTCTATTATACATACTATCCCTTAAACATAAGCTGCACTTAATTTTTGCTGGGGATGCTTTGCAATTAAGTTCTATCAGTAAATCTGTATTTCATAAggaaagtaattattatattattcagatATTGCAGAACTTGAcaataagtaatttaaataaaaacatgcGAATACATGATCCTGTGCTTCaagaaaaagtacaaaatttttataaacttctGCAGCAAGTACAACTTGCTGGGAACGTTCCATTGAATTATAACATACGTTACTATCTATATACTATGTTTCAACCGCAATATCACGCTTCTGAGCGTTTTGATACTATTTACATTGCTCAAACTCATCGCAACATTACAAGACGTTTATATCGCTACATCCATCAACTGAACTTGACTGGTACAACGTATTATGAAGCACCATTTTGTTATGGACTAAACAAAACCAAGTTTCCTCTTGATAGTAGTAATCCTGATAgtcataattataaattttttcccACCTTGCTGTTAATAAGAggatgtaaatatatatatattactgaAAAAGGTATCCATCATGTTGTTCGCTTGAAGGATATACTGTTTAAAGACAATGAAATTGAGAGTTTGATAATCCGTTTTTTGAAAGGTACAGGAGacgttgaaacaattaaaCGGGTTAAGCTTAATTATTATCAGATTTTACCAGATTATCGTAATTGGTTATGCAAAACCAGTagaattgataataaaaatgatatatggCAATTTCCTTTACGTCCATATGTGCTGACATATCATGCTACTGTAGGACGAACAATCGACGAAGCGCCTGTAGAGCTTAGTGCCGAGTGTGTATACGCTAATTTCTTATACGTTGGTCTTTGTTCTGTACGTCAGAATTccgatattcataaaattcatgaTGAACGAGATCTGCCAGGATATTTGATCACGAAGTATATGGAAACTCTTTCAGCAAATGAAGACAGTAAAGAATACTATTATCGTTGTGATTTGACCAAAAGTGAAATTGATGAATATATTGATAAGAAAGACGGCAAGAATCTAGATAATATCAAATGGACGACTATGaatgatatacataattttgaGAAAAGACGAACAGGCTTTATCCGCATTAAACGTAGTGAATACGAGAAGTCCAACAAAAAAGTAGATACACCATTcatacaaattacaaaatttgtcaaaGAAAATCGAGACGCGATACTTCATACAATTGAAATCTCACCTATTAAAGATTTTGACAAGTAttgcaaaaaggaaaagaaaaagaagaaggggGAACAGCAACAAGAGGACGAAAAATCAGATGCATTATGTTACTTATTTGATGAATACAATCAGtggtttaataaaaaagaaaaggatgatacaagaaacaaagaatga
- the LOC122577330 gene encoding uncharacterized protein LOC122577330 isoform X2: MSDAEEQQLTEQFDSLSIGQPKYTKCSGEKKQPNIQNLNNDQKGAYHNICEKLDQNDNSVIMINTPSGTGKTFLLRTLAKNYQKSEFITFRKDQILQNLTISNLNKNMRIHDPVLQEKVQNFYKLLQQVQLAGNVPLNYNIRYYLYTMFQPQYHASERFDTIYIAQTHRNITRRLYRYIHQLNLTGTTYYEAPFCYGLNKTKFPLDSSNPDSHNYKFFPTLLLIRGCKYIYITEKGIHHVVRLKDILFKDNEIESLIIRFLKGTGDVETIKRVKLNYYQILPDYRNWLCKTSRIDNKNDIWQFPLRPYVLTYHATVGRTIDEAPVELSAECVYANFLYVGLCSVRQNSDIHKIHDERDLPGYLITKYMETLSANEDSKEYYYRCDLTKSEIDEYIDKKDGKNLDNIKWTTMNDIHNFEKRRTGFIRIKRSEYEKSNKKVDTPFIQITKFVKENRDAILHTIEISPIKDFDKYCKKEKKKKKGEQQQEDEKSDALCYLFDEYNQWFNKKEKDDTRNKE, translated from the exons ATGAGTGACGCTGAGGAGCAACAGTTGACAGAACAATTCGATTCATTGAGTATCGGTCAACCCAAATATACCAAATGTAGTGGAGAAAAAAAGCAGCCAAATATCCAGAACTTAAACAATGACCAGAAGGGAGCGTACCATAATATATGCGAAAAATTAGATCAAAATGATAACTCAGTTATCATGATCAATACTCCAAGCGGAACTGGTAAAACGTTCCTTCTGCGCACTTTGGCTAAAAACTACCAGAAATCAGAGTTTATTACATTCCGGAAAGACCAG atATTGCAGAACTTGAcaataagtaatttaaataaaaacatgcGAATACATGATCCTGTGCTTCaagaaaaagtacaaaatttttataaacttctGCAGCAAGTACAACTTGCTGGGAACGTTCCATTGAATTATAACATACGTTACTATCTATATACTATGTTTCAACCGCAATATCACGCTTCTGAGCGTTTTGATACTATTTACATTGCTCAAACTCATCGCAACATTACAAGACGTTTATATCGCTACATCCATCAACTGAACTTGACTGGTACAACGTATTATGAAGCACCATTTTGTTATGGACTAAACAAAACCAAGTTTCCTCTTGATAGTAGTAATCCTGATAgtcataattataaattttttcccACCTTGCTGTTAATAAGAggatgtaaatatatatatattactgaAAAAGGTATCCATCATGTTGTTCGCTTGAAGGATATACTGTTTAAAGACAATGAAATTGAGAGTTTGATAATCCGTTTTTTGAAAGGTACAGGAGacgttgaaacaattaaaCGGGTTAAGCTTAATTATTATCAGATTTTACCAGATTATCGTAATTGGTTATGCAAAACCAGTagaattgataataaaaatgatatatggCAATTTCCTTTACGTCCATATGTGCTGACATATCATGCTACTGTAGGACGAACAATCGACGAAGCGCCTGTAGAGCTTAGTGCCGAGTGTGTATACGCTAATTTCTTATACGTTGGTCTTTGTTCTGTACGTCAGAATTccgatattcataaaattcatgaTGAACGAGATCTGCCAGGATATTTGATCACGAAGTATATGGAAACTCTTTCAGCAAATGAAGACAGTAAAGAATACTATTATCGTTGTGATTTGACCAAAAGTGAAATTGATGAATATATTGATAAGAAAGACGGCAAGAATCTAGATAATATCAAATGGACGACTATGaatgatatacataattttgaGAAAAGACGAACAGGCTTTATCCGCATTAAACGTAGTGAATACGAGAAGTCCAACAAAAAAGTAGATACACCATTcatacaaattacaaaatttgtcaaaGAAAATCGAGACGCGATACTTCATACAATTGAAATCTCACCTATTAAAGATTTTGACAAGTAttgcaaaaaggaaaagaaaaagaagaaggggGAACAGCAACAAGAGGACGAAAAATCAGATGCATTATGTTACTTATTTGATGAATACAATCAGtggtttaataaaaaagaaaaggatgatacaagaaacaaagaatga